CAGGCTCACACTCTGAGCGGGACCTCGTCTCCTGGGGGCTCGGCCACCGGAGTCAGCCGCTCCCTCAGACACAGACACCACAGTCCCCGCCTCGCCCACTCCGCCCTCAAGGGACAGTGGCCAAGCAAACCGAGTTCAGCCATAAGGGCCACCCTGGTGCTGGGACACACGTCTAAGGCCAGGTCACGGGCGACAGGCACCTGAGACTCCCCAGAGCCCATCTCCTTGACTTCTCAGAGAAGAAACATCCAGAAAAGCCTTCCTCACGGCCCAGGTCTGTGTCTGTGACGCCTCCACAGTGGTGACCCCCAGACACAGGGCGCCCACATCTGTACGACTGCAGCCCCAGAGCACAGACAACAGGCGTGGGCGGTCTGACTGGCCCGGTCCTCTGGGTAAACACACGTGGACACACACGCCGGAGCGTGACCGGTCAGGCCTCAGCCTCCGACAGCACGCGGTACCTGCATGGTGGCGTTGTCGTCCGTGTGCAGGGTGCACTGCGCCACCGCGGGGAACGCCTGGCAGATGAGCAGCTGGGAGAGCGGCGGCTTCGTGCTGCGCACCACGGTGGTCAGGATGTCGATGGCtgtctggaggaggagggaggtcagACCTCGGCGGGAGCGCAGCAGCCCCGAGAAAGAAAGGACCCGAGACGGCGGCGCGTGCGCCCAGCCTCCTCGCGGGGGCGCGTCACTTGGCGGCCGTGGACGGACAGCGGGTAGCGAGCTCAGTGTGTGAACAAGGCTCCTCTGGAACAGCCGTTTTCCTGACGCCTCAGAACCCCGTCCCCGAGGGCAGAGCAGCCGGCAAAGTCACCCTGAACCTCAACGTTCACTGGCGTCCTGCCAGCTGGCCGGTGTGCAGGCGGTGAGCtcacacctgctcacacccacccacaccccacctgCTCACACCTCCCACCCACGCCTGACCGCGTGGCTCCGCCCACTCACCGCGCACAGCCCCGCGGGGAGCTTGTCTGCTGGCGCCTGCATGATGCTGACCAGCGTGGGGATCAGCCGCATCTGCATGGGGCCCTGGCAGGCCTCGATCTGGGACAGCTCCTTGAAGATGTCCTGAGCCAGCAAGGCGACGACGGGATCTGAGGTGGACAAGGCAACACGGACCCGCCCGCCGGTCTGCACATGCCGCTGGCTAGAGACGCCGGGTGCGTGGCCCTAACCTAGCGAGCAACGTCTGCGTGGATGACACGCcacacacccgggacccagcggacCAATGAACCACCTGAAACAACAGGAGAGATGCCACCTCCACAGGCACACGATCTCCCAAGGCCACGGCTTGGCCTACAACCAGACCGGCTCTTCCCGGGCCAGTCCTGACCGCCTTACCCTGTGGAGCCCGACCAGGGTGCAGTGCGGACACCtcgccaggccacgcccccaagtGAAACGCCATCACCCACGACGTGCAATCATCCCCGAGCACCCCGAGCCTCAACACCGGAGCCCCCTTTACAAACAAACATCCTCGGTGTTTTTTCTGATAATAAAGTACAGACAATACACACCACAGAGAAGTAGCGCAGAACACGCTAAAAAGTGCTAAAGGAAAGAAACCCCGTAACGCCACCGCCCCAACACGCTGACGTCTACGTACGTATGTTTACATACGTGCTTTCCTAACACAAAACCAGCACTGGGGCCTGTAGTCTGTGCACCTGGAAACACTATCTATTACTTATTGTCACGTTAACGTTAGCTCAGCACGCTAAGCATTCTCCTGAAGTTGCGTTTTCACGGCTGTAGTTTCCCATGTTATGGCATCAGCTAACCCTTTACACGCCCACGTTGTTGCTGCTACAGAAACGAGAGGAACACCTGTCCACCTGTCCTCAGATCTCCTTTCTGGGGCAGTGCAGGCCTCTTCCCAGAGCCCATCAGCTGGCTCCTCTCCCCCCGAGAGCAGCAGCCCTCCTTCCCAGCTCTGCTGGCCCAGCCAGGCTCGGCTCTGCTCACGGACAGCCAGTGCTTGCTTAGGGTACGAAAGAGCACCCCCAGGGACAGGCCTGCCCCGTCCCGTGGGCCCCTCCCTGGCGGCATACCGTTGCTGTACTTGAGGAAGATGGCGATGGTGAAGGGGCAGATCTTGCTCTCCACGCTGGCTGTGAACTCGGGGTCCACTGTGCACACGATGCACAGCGTCTCCATCACCAGGTTGAGGACCTCGGAGCTGAACTGCGCGGCCAGGTGGACGAGGCCGTCCAGCACGCTGGGCAGGAAGGGCTGCAGGACGTGCGTGCTCTCCGAGGCTTTCAGCTGGTCACAGTAACTGGGGAGACACAGCGGGCGTCACTTCCTCCCAGGGCAGGCCCCTCGCGGCGTCCCCATCGGTGCTCGCTGTCGGCGTGCTAAAGAGCCGACAACAGAAACAAGGCCTCCAGAGGCTCAGCGGATGcgctggcccaggctggggcggctcacatcctgtacaccaagagaTGCGTGTTCACCCCgggtcggggcacatgcgggaggcaactgattcatgtctctctctctctctcaaatcaatttaaaaagctgCGATACTACGGTTAAAGAGAATGTTTAAAAAACTgtgtcttgccctggctggtttggctcaatggagagagtgtcagcctgcagactgaaggatcccgggttcgattctggtgaaggacACAAGcccaagtttcaggctcaatccccagtgagaggttgtgcaggaggcagccgatcagtggttctctctcatctttgatgtttctctctctctctctctctctcttccttcttctctgaaatcatttaaaaaatatactttaaagaagagaaaggaatgaaCTATAGTGCATGTGACATCATGGATGAACATAAAAATCCCTGTGCTGGGTAAAAGAGTTCAGGCAcgcgcacacacgtgcacacacacacacacacgcacacgcacacgcgcgcgcgcgcacacacacacacactctgtgtcTATGACCGCGTTATGCGCCAGCTGCTGCTCCCAGGTCGACCAGGACCAGCGGGTCGTGGCTTTGCTCCCCAGCCGTCAGAGCCTCGCCTTTGGTCAGAGCCCGGTGCCCACGGCCAGCTGCTCTGACCACTTCTTCAGAGCTGGTTTGCCACGTGGCCTGGGGTTTCACCGTGCTCTCCGGGTCTCCCAGGTCCCACAGGGCACTTCTGTCCGCGGACGGAGGGCCTGAGCGAGACGTCGGAGGAGCCCCCTTGCTGACGCCAGCGCCCGCCACGCTTCCTGACGCGCGTCACAATGCACAGCGCCGCCCTCTCAACAGGAGGACGGCAGGCAGGTGCAAGGCAGGCGGTCGTAGGACTTCGGGGAGATCGCAGGATTCCAGTGAGATTCAAGTTGGACTTTAGAGAATCCCCCAACCACAACGGTCCCTCTGGGCCGGGCAGGAGGGTAAGGGAACGACCAGGGGTCCTGGCCTGAGCTGTAGTGAGGCCACACCACCCGCACTTGGAGGCAGCGACCCCAGCACGGCCCGGCTCTCCTCCTGCTCGTCACTCGTGCAGCCCTCGGCGGCGAGGCTCCCCGAGCCTCCGGGGCGGCTTGGTGTTTGCAGAGAAGGGGCCCAGCTGACAGGTCCCGGCCAGGGGGTCACAGGGAACCAGGGGCAAGGGAGCAGGACACGTTCCTGGGACGCCTTCCCCATCCGGTCCCACAACAGCTTCACGAGGAACCTCCAGCAACAAAACCCACTGGCAATGCTGTTTGGACTCAGCTCTGAGTAACTTTCTCTTAAAACAGTGTCACCCTAAGGCGGCGTACTCACCCCCAGATGGCTCTCACCGCAGAAATCCGCACGGACGGGGGCTGCGTCTCGTGGAGACCACTAACTGTTGCCTGCAGGAACTGCTGGATCAATTCAGGGGACATAGCAACAGTGAACCGACTGGCGGCCCAGAGTGCCCGAcccaggaggaagggagacactgggagggagagagagcaattaGGGGCTGCACAGCACCATCTgttaccccctccccctccccccttccccggcTTGTCACTCACGGGGTACCACGTACTAGAGACAACTCGGGTGGGAGTAAACACCACCTTTCACCGTTTGCAAAGCAGACCCCAACACTTCAGATTAAAGACCACCGACGCCCCGCTCtcctcgccccccaccccgcactgCCAGGCTGTCCTGCCCTCGGGCCACTGCTGGACACCACAACCTCAGCTGACGTTCTTGTGCTTAAAGCATGCCCACAAATGCCAGTCTGCCGAGGAACGGGCACCTCGGTCAGCACAGAGTTCGAGGCCTCGAGACCAGTGACTCCGCACGGCCCACGGTCTCCCCACGCACTCAGCCCAGGTGCCCGGTCTGCTCCCACTTTCCAAGCACGCAGCGCAGTTTCCCGAAGGCTGCGTGTGTGCGACACCGTGGCTCTGACAGCTAACGGGGCAGATGCTTACATTTCTTACACTTTACTTTCTCAGTTTTCGCTGCTAACGTGTTAAAATTGACACAAAAATTCCAAGGAAAACCTCTTTGGGATCATTGATAATTAAAAAAGGCTGGTATAGAAAAGCTCTTAGCTACAGACCGGATAATAAACGTGACATATTACACCTTTCCCAGTCCTGACACTAAATACTCTCAAATCCCCATGGATTTTAAGACTGTTTGGAGGGCGAATGCTACAAAAACATGCTGGAGGGTTCGAGCAGTCCCACGCTTTCCCCGGACACGGATCACACGCCTCGCCCAGGAGGCACCACGGGCAGAAGCTGCACCAGACGCGCCTGCTCCTCAGACCTCACGTCAGGGCGAGGACGCAGCCCGTTCCCCAGCCACAGCGCAGTCAGAGGGAAAGGGACCTCCCTACAGGCCGCGCCCTGGAGGCTCAGCCACCTCAGCTCTGACCCAGAGCCCGGAGTGAGGGCGAGGCCCGACACTGCCCCTCCAGCCAGAGCACCGGCCTCGGGGGGCGCTCCCCGGGGCGTCCATTGAGGAGAGGTGAGTGACGGACCGGGGCTGCAGCCTGCACGCCCGGCGTCCGTGACGTCCGCGCAGGAGGAGCGTCGGCAGTGTGTGTGGGTCTGTGGGGCAAGGAGAGCCTACACGCGGGCAGAGGCCAAGGAGCCAGAGACACGGCGAGTGAGCCCCGGCAGGCGGCAGGGCTGGGGCACGTGGGAAAGCGGCCGATGTGCCAGAGGGCGCTGTTCAGCTCAGGGAGCTCATGCTCCAGGTGGGAAGAACTTTCCCccgaggacacgtgcccctggctcaCCCACCTCCGGGAACAAGGACGAGACGCGGGTCTCAAGGCCGCCGGCCGGCCGCGGAGCCCTACCTGCGAGGTTGAGGTCGGCCAGGACCACGCTGGTGAGGAACCCGTGCATGTCGAAGTGGGCCCGGCCGTTCTTGACGCTGTCGGTGAGGACGGACTTCACCGAGCCCAGCGCCAGCATGCAGGCCTCGTGGATCTTCCACCTGCGGGGACAGCACCGCTGGTGACCGGCCGTGCCGGGCGTTCCGCTGGGAAAGGCGCTGCAGCCCgaccctccctctccacctggaGCGGAGACAGACACTCGGCCGGCTTCCCGATTAAACAGTCGAGTTCTCCCCGAGGCTTTGAGAAAGGGGCGGAGGAACAGCATCTGAGCAGATGTCGGGGGACCTGCCCTAAAACCAGGTGGTCACAGGCAGCCGAAGGCCCCGAGGCCCGCTCACCAGTGCTCGGCGCCGCTGTTCCTGGCCTGCTCAGCTTCCTGTAAGTGCCGAGTGGCCGCGGCAGCCAGGGCGGCCGCGCTCTCGCCCTGGAAGTCAGTGGCCACAGCCTGTGGAGACAGGAGACGGCTCGTGTGTCTGTGCAAAGCAAACCACTGTTGCCGCACATGTGACTGCGCCGGAACGTCCGTCCTCACACAGGCCGAGCCCGAGGTGTCCCGGACACACCCTCCTGGTGCAGGTCGGGGGCAGAGCGGCATCTGTCTCTGTGGCTGCAGGGCCCGCACTGGGAAAGGCTCATCTGCTAAGGGAACTGGTGTGACCTTTCCCAGGAAACCAAAGAATGAGCAGAACGCACCCTCAatggggaccacccccccccgccccgcccgcagcaGGTGGCCCGTGGCAGCTTTGCAGGTCTTGGGCCTAGAGACCCCCGAGCCCTCGTCAGAGCTGGAGAGAAGAGGGGCAGGTGCCTGGGCCGTCCCTGTCTAGCCTCACGTGCACGGCCTCTGACCCTCTGCAGAGCCCGCTGCATGGAGGGGACGGGATGTCCTCTCTGACCCAGCAGCAATGACCTTGGAATTCCTGACCCTCCAACTTCATCTGAGATCCCCTCGTTCCCCCTGGGGGACGCCTGGGATAGAGCCGCCCCCCCACTGCTTGCTGGTCTCAGAGGAGCCGAGGGCCGCGGAGCGGTCGGCCGCCTCGGGCAGCCCGGTATTACCAGCAGCAGGTCCTGCGCGGCGATCCTGACCGTGTAGGAGAACGTGTCGTCATCCTCGTCCTCCACGAACTGCTGGGGGTTGGCCGTCCACACTTTGATCTGAAAGGACCCGCAGGGAAGCTGTTGGAGGCTGCCAGCCGGCCGCGCGCCCTCCTCACCGCGCTCACGCTCGCGCGCGGAGGACTCAGCCCTCTGTTCTCTGGGACAGAAGCCCAGCTCGAGGCGTTTCTCTTTGGTGTGAGAAGCAAATCCCCCGAGGTCAGCAGCGAAGGCAATGCCCTCGAGGGGCCGGCCACCAGCTCTGCTTGTCCATCagctgttactttttaaaaaccctcaCCTGAGCGTGTTCACTGACTGTAGAGGGGGAGGAACACTGACCGGGAAAGAagcatcaatgggctgcctctcCTACATGCCCAACCAGGTccaaacccgcaacctagatCCGTGCCCGACGGGAACGGAGCGCGTGGCCTTGCGTGCGTAGGACGGTGCCCCCACCGAGCACACGGGCAGGGCCACTGCTCCTCTTTCAGATCCCCCTTCTGAAGAGACCAGACCGGATGGGGTTTAGCGTGAAGGTGAGGTCCATGCTGGTGGCTGACACGAGTCATTCTCCTGTGTCTTACGCGCTCTTTCTTTCTTAAGCGGTGACCTCGTCTCTATTTACAGAGAAGGAGGTCATCCCAGGCGAGGGCCTGGGTCGGGGTCCTGCAGGCCGGGTGCCCATGGCCCGTCCACGATGCCGCAGCTTCCCCAGCACGTCGCAGGAAGTTACCCTCCCCGTGTCTATTGTTAGAAACACCCTGGCGCCGGGTGTCCTGGCTCCGGGCGCTCACCTGCTCCTCGGTGATCTGCATGTACAGCAGGATGTAGTAGATCAGCTCCGGCAGGGCTTTCCTGACGGTGCTTTTGAACTTGCTGTTCTCCAGCAGCGCGTGAACAAACTCGAAAATGCTGAAGACGAGGTTTTCAAAGCCCAGGACTTCGCCTGCAGGAAGTGCAGAGACAACGTGAGCGACAGGAGCGTGAGTGACAGGACGTACGCTGGGAACAGACGACACGACCTGACACTGAGAACTCTGCTCCCAGGGAATGCGGGACAGCACCGTTCCCCAGCACGTGTCTGACCTGAGACACTAACACGACGACAGCAGAGGAAGCGTCCCCCCCGACCCCCGGCGGCTCCGACAGACAGAATGCCGGGGCGGCGGGGCCAAGGCCAGGCCCCGTGACGGGGGACGCCGGCACGCGCCCGGTCCCACAGCCGCACGGCGAAGGGAAACCTGACGGGACCGTGCTGAGAGCGAGCCCCCGGCCGCTTTCCCTGCGGCTGCTCTGGCCCAGGCCCCTCGGCGCAGCCGCACCACGCACCGTCCGAGTCCACGGGGTCCTGCACCTCCTCCGTGTAGTTGACCTCTGTCCTCACGTAAGTATGACGGGGAGTAAAGGAAGTCAACTGCTCCACACGCTACAGGGAGGGCGGACACGGGGGAGACACCGCTAACACGGGAGCAGGGACGTGGCGAGCCCGCCCCCGCGGCCAGCCGGAAGGATATAAGGCCGCGCTCTCGGTCAGGGTGTTCCAGACGATGGGCAGGATCTGCTGCATGGAGGACACCATGTGCTTGGGGAAGTTCTTCACCAGGGCGGTCACGGCCTGTGCCGGGGGAGGACCACGGCAGGATGTCAGGGAGCGGACGCCCTCACGCCGCGGACGCCCTCACGCCGCGGACCTCACCGGTCACCGGCCAACGCTCACCTTGAGGACTTCCATCTTAAACCCGCTGTCGGAGGTGGGCCCGTCGGGGATCTGCAGGGCCTGCACGAAGGCCTCGGTGAACTGCTGCACCACAGGGAAGATGAGCACTCTGGCTGCACCCTGAGGCCAGAGAGCCGAGTCAGCACCGACGCGGCCCACCGGGGCCaggccccctccaccagccctcGGCGAGGCCCCCCTTCCGAGCTCCCTCTGAACCCAGGGCCGGCGTTCCCGGTGAGCTTCCACACGAGGCCGTGACCCACCAGAGTCCGGGCTCTCGTGTGAACAGGAGCAGGACGAGGTGCTGGAAGAAGTAAGGCTCCCACAGGACCCTGAGCCACCTGCGCCCGAAAACCACCCCACGTCCCGTGTCCCCACTCCCCGGCATGTGCGTCTGCGAGCACGGCTGCCCGCAATGAGCACTGTACCGTGAGCCCAGGTTCCCTaccttctccagctcctccatGTTACAGATCATATGGGCACAAGTGGTGAAGATCTCCACAGCTCGGGAACGGGTCCGGATGCCATACACCTGGGAAGAGGCACAGACGGCGTGAGACGGTGCCCGTGCGCCTGTGACAGAAGCTGAGCCCTCGGTCCCGACGTGACGGGGCTCCGAGACGGGATGTCGCCCACTCCTGCCCGGGACAGATTCTGCCCTTCGGTGAACAAAAGGCAGCAGACAGCTGGGACTCAGCGGATGAGCCTTCCACGCTCACAGCCCTCGTGGGCGATCTGATGGGAAACCAGGCCCGGCACTGCCTGCACCCCCGGCATGTGGATGTGTGCCGCTCGGGGTGCAGGCCCTTGgggacagagagcaggaggcggTGCAGCACCCCGCCAGGCTGCTGTGACTGTGAAGAGCTGTTCGTGCTCGTCAGCACGTCGACGGGGGGACATGACACCCTGTGAGCACCGCATCGTGTGAGCACCGCGGTGACAGGCTGCTCTCACTGCCCAGCGGGGAGCGAGGCGGGAGGGAGTGGTCAGCCCGGACTGCGGGCCACAGGGTGCAGGAGGGTGACAAAGGACGGCCACCCTATCTTTGCGCTGGGGATGGGCAGCAAACACAGGGCTCCCGCTGGGAGGGAGGCTGCCGGCCGGGCGGAGACCGCGTACCTCGGCCATGGTGAAGATCTTGTACATCTCCGGGAGGATGACGGGGGCCACGAGGGGCATCTGCGTGTCTGTGACTTCCCGCGTGAATTCTACAAAGAGAAAAGGAGTACAACCCGCTCGGTAAAGACAGTGAGCGGGAAAACTTCAAACTGCTTCCGGTGGCAGCTCCCCAGCAGGCGGCAACAGGTGCAGACACGGCCTGCGGGCCTGTCCCGGGGAGGGAGGAGCTACTACGTGGTAGGAAAGGAACAGTTCAGAGATAAAGGAGAGGACACGAGATTGAGGAAGAAAACCTTCCTGGGCCCTGAAGGAAGTCCGTGACAGAAGGGGGTGAAGCGTGTGAGGCCGCCGTCGGGAAACCCGTGTGAACTCGTCCGTGGCCACGCGTCAACGTTCAGGTGCACATCGAGGCGTTTCCCCTCGGGTTCCGGTTCCCGCACGCGCCTGGCGAGCTGTTCTGATGCACATGAGCTCACGAGGctccacccccactctcccccctcccagtgAACGGCATCTACTG
This sequence is a window from Eptesicus fuscus isolate TK198812 chromosome 24, DD_ASM_mEF_20220401, whole genome shotgun sequence. Protein-coding genes within it:
- the IPO9 gene encoding importin-9; amino-acid sequence: MAAAAAGAASGLPGPVAQGLKEALVDTLTGILSPVQEVRAAAEEQIKVLEVTEEFGVHLAELTVDPQGALAIRQLASVILKQYVETHWCAHSEKFRPPETTERAKIFIRELLPSGLRESISKVRSSVAYAVSAIAHWDWPEAWPQLFNLLMEMLVSGDLNAVHGAMRVLTEFTREVTDTQMPLVAPVILPEMYKIFTMAEVYGIRTRSRAVEIFTTCAHMICNMEELEKGAARVLIFPVVQQFTEAFVQALQIPDGPTSDSGFKMEVLKAVTALVKNFPKHMVSSMQQILPIVWNTLTESAAFYVRTEVNYTEEVQDPVDSDGEVLGFENLVFSIFEFVHALLENSKFKSTVRKALPELIYYILLYMQITEEQIKVWTANPQQFVEDEDDDTFSYTVRIAAQDLLLAVATDFQGESAAALAAAATRHLQEAEQARNSGAEHWWKIHEACMLALGSVKSVLTDSVKNGRAHFDMHGFLTSVVLADLNLAVSPFLLGRALWAASRFTVAMSPELIQQFLQATVSGLHETQPPSVRISAVRAIWGYCDQLKASESTHVLQPFLPSVLDGLVHLAAQFSSEVLNLVMETLCIVCTVDPEFTASVESKICPFTIAIFLKYSNDPVVALLAQDIFKELSQIEACQGPMQMRLIPTLVSIMQAPADKLPAGLCATAIDILTTVVRSTKPPLSQLLICQAFPAVAQCTLHTDDNATMQNGGECLRAYVSVALEQVAQWRDEQGHGGLWYVMQVVSQLLDPRTSEFTAAFVGRLVSTLISKAGRELGENLDQILRAILSKMQQAETLSVMQSLIMVFAHLVHTQLEPLLEFLCSLPGPTGKPALEFVMAEWTSRQHLFYGQYEGKVSSVALCKLLQHGINTDDKRLQDIRVKGEEIYGVDEGVRTRAKTAKNPERWTNIPLLVKILKLIINELSNVMEANAARQTAPAEWGQDDSNDMWEDEDEDQEDEEEGGGLAGQLLSDILATSKYEEDYYEDDEEDDPDALKDPLYQVDLQAYLTDFLCQFAQQPCYVMFSGHLNDSERRVLQAIGI